A portion of the Pomacea canaliculata isolate SZHN2017 linkage group LG13, ASM307304v1, whole genome shotgun sequence genome contains these proteins:
- the LOC112554641 gene encoding dystrophin-like isoform X4: protein MIEQRQARLDKAIKQMKEYQTQQEGLTKWMDEMDVFLHAEDPAVGDIPALQAQLQESKGVQEDIKTLQLNVRSINSIAESFMDEAEPQFREEHMALEAQFIDFQSQTLKVKDWLTRAENILTSHSRLSEQQHVLSPHSETIKHLQEHNAASLEIAMI, encoded by the exons ATGATTGAGCAGCGTCAGGCACGTTTGGACAAGGCCATCAAACAGATGAAGGAATACCAG ACACAGCAAGAAGGGTTGACCAAGTGGATGGATGAGATGGATGTGTTTCTGCATGCTGAGGACCCTGCTGTAGGTGATATTCCTGCACTTCAGGCCCAACTTCAAGAAAGTAAG GGTGTGCAAGAAGACATTAAGACCCTACAACTGAATGTGCGCAGCATCAACTCCATTGCTGAGTCTTTCATGGATGAAGCTGAGCCACAGTTCAGA GAAGAACACATGGCTCTAGAAGCCCAATTTATTGACTTCCAGTCCCAGACTCTGAAGGTGAAAGACTGGCTAACTCGAGCAGAGAATATCTTGACATCACACAGCCGTTTGTCTGAACAGCAGCATGTGCTGAGTCCTCATTCTGAGACCATAAAG
- the LOC112554641 gene encoding dystrophin-like isoform X1 — translation MIEQRQARLDKAIKQMKEYQTQQEGLTKWMDEMDVFLHAEDPAVGDIPALQAQLQESKGVQEDIKTLQLNVRSINSIAESFMDEAEPQFREEHMALEAQFIDFQSQTLKVKDWLTRAENILTSHSRLSEQQHVLSPHSETIKQQQTLLMQMNELHSQVDNDNDNSLLTRGKISN, via the exons ATGATTGAGCAGCGTCAGGCACGTTTGGACAAGGCCATCAAACAGATGAAGGAATACCAG ACACAGCAAGAAGGGTTGACCAAGTGGATGGATGAGATGGATGTGTTTCTGCATGCTGAGGACCCTGCTGTAGGTGATATTCCTGCACTTCAGGCCCAACTTCAAGAAAGTAAG GGTGTGCAAGAAGACATTAAGACCCTACAACTGAATGTGCGCAGCATCAACTCCATTGCTGAGTCTTTCATGGATGAAGCTGAGCCACAGTTCAGA GAAGAACACATGGCTCTAGAAGCCCAATTTATTGACTTCCAGTCCCAGACTCTGAAGGTGAAAGACTGGCTAACTCGAGCAGAGAATATCTTGACATCACACAGCCGTTTGTCTGAACAGCAGCATGTGCTGAGTCCTCATTCTGAGACCATAAAG cagcagcagacccTTTTGATGCAGATGAATGAATTACATAGTCAGgtggacaatgacaatgacaattctttattaacgaggggtaaaataagcaactga
- the LOC112554641 gene encoding dystrophin-like isoform X2 — protein sequence MIEQRQARLDKAIKQMKEYQTQQEGLTKWMDEMDVFLHAEDPAVGDIPALQAQLQESKGVQEDIKTLQLNVRSINSIAESFMDEAEPQFREEHMALEAQFIDFQSQTLKVKDWLTRAENILTSHSRLSEQQHVLSPHSETIKQQTLLMQMNELHSQVDNDNDNSLLTRGKISN from the exons ATGATTGAGCAGCGTCAGGCACGTTTGGACAAGGCCATCAAACAGATGAAGGAATACCAG ACACAGCAAGAAGGGTTGACCAAGTGGATGGATGAGATGGATGTGTTTCTGCATGCTGAGGACCCTGCTGTAGGTGATATTCCTGCACTTCAGGCCCAACTTCAAGAAAGTAAG GGTGTGCAAGAAGACATTAAGACCCTACAACTGAATGTGCGCAGCATCAACTCCATTGCTGAGTCTTTCATGGATGAAGCTGAGCCACAGTTCAGA GAAGAACACATGGCTCTAGAAGCCCAATTTATTGACTTCCAGTCCCAGACTCTGAAGGTGAAAGACTGGCTAACTCGAGCAGAGAATATCTTGACATCACACAGCCGTTTGTCTGAACAGCAGCATGTGCTGAGTCCTCATTCTGAGACCATAAAG cagcagacccTTTTGATGCAGATGAATGAATTACATAGTCAGgtggacaatgacaatgacaattctttattaacgaggggtaaaataagcaactga
- the LOC112554641 gene encoding dystrophin-like isoform X3 has product MIEQRQARLDKAIKQMKEYQTQQEGLTKWMDEMDVFLHAEDPAVGDIPALQAQLQESKGVQEDIKTLQLNVRSINSIAESFMDEAEPQFREEHMALEAQFIDFQSQTLKVKDWLTRAENILTSHSRLSEQQHVLSPHSETIKQTLLMQMNELHSQVDNDNDNSLLTRGKISN; this is encoded by the exons ATGATTGAGCAGCGTCAGGCACGTTTGGACAAGGCCATCAAACAGATGAAGGAATACCAG ACACAGCAAGAAGGGTTGACCAAGTGGATGGATGAGATGGATGTGTTTCTGCATGCTGAGGACCCTGCTGTAGGTGATATTCCTGCACTTCAGGCCCAACTTCAAGAAAGTAAG GGTGTGCAAGAAGACATTAAGACCCTACAACTGAATGTGCGCAGCATCAACTCCATTGCTGAGTCTTTCATGGATGAAGCTGAGCCACAGTTCAGA GAAGAACACATGGCTCTAGAAGCCCAATTTATTGACTTCCAGTCCCAGACTCTGAAGGTGAAAGACTGGCTAACTCGAGCAGAGAATATCTTGACATCACACAGCCGTTTGTCTGAACAGCAGCATGTGCTGAGTCCTCATTCTGAGACCATAAAG cagacccTTTTGATGCAGATGAATGAATTACATAGTCAGgtggacaatgacaatgacaattctttattaacgaggggtaaaataagcaactga